The Selenomonas sp. AB3002 genome contains a region encoding:
- a CDS encoding menaquinone biosynthesis decarboxylase: protein MAYKDLREFMEVLESRGLLKRVKTEVDPELEITEIVDRISKGPEDKNVAILFEKVKGSSMPVLINAFGSYERMSLAMGVEKLDDIAEELREMLKLPYVSLQNKMSVITMIPMIKNAVNFPKYVKSAPCQEVVETENPNLDEIPILKCWPEDGGPFVTLPLVFTKNPKTGKRNVGMYRLQKYDSRTTGMHWHIHKNGAENYRDMEAAGGEKIECAVAIGTDPVLTYAATAPLPRDIDEMVFAGFLRHKSVEMVKCKTVDIEVPATAEIILEGYVLPHESRIEGPFGDHTGYYSLADEYPVFHITAITHRENPIYFATVVGRPPMEDAYLAKATERIFLPLLQQMLPEVKDINMPIEGVFHDCCIVSIKKQFPMHARKVMHALWGMGQMMNVKMIIVVDDHVDVQDYAQVAWRVFNNIDADHDLEIVHGPLDVLDHSSPMAKWGAKLGIDATKTWPEEGHARQWPEEVATPEAVKARVDAKWKELGLD, encoded by the coding sequence TTGGCATATAAGGATTTGCGCGAGTTCATGGAGGTGCTGGAAAGCCGGGGCCTCTTGAAGCGCGTCAAGACGGAAGTTGACCCGGAGCTGGAAATCACAGAGATTGTAGACCGCATTTCCAAGGGGCCGGAGGACAAGAACGTGGCCATTCTCTTTGAGAAGGTGAAGGGCTCCTCCATGCCCGTGCTCATCAATGCCTTTGGCAGCTATGAGCGCATGTCCCTGGCCATGGGCGTGGAGAAGCTGGATGATATCGCAGAGGAACTGCGGGAAATGCTGAAGCTGCCCTATGTGTCCCTGCAGAACAAGATGAGTGTCATCACCATGATCCCCATGATCAAGAATGCGGTGAATTTCCCCAAGTATGTGAAGTCCGCCCCCTGTCAGGAAGTGGTGGAGACGGAAAATCCCAATCTGGATGAAATCCCCATTCTCAAGTGCTGGCCGGAGGACGGCGGTCCCTTCGTGACCCTGCCTCTTGTCTTTACCAAGAATCCTAAGACCGGCAAGCGCAATGTGGGCATGTACCGCCTGCAGAAGTACGACAGCCGTACCACGGGCATGCACTGGCATATCCACAAGAACGGGGCGGAGAACTATCGGGATATGGAGGCCGCTGGCGGCGAGAAAATAGAGTGCGCCGTGGCCATCGGCACGGATCCTGTGCTGACTTATGCAGCTACGGCTCCCCTGCCCAGGGATATTGACGAAATGGTCTTTGCCGGATTCCTGCGGCACAAGTCTGTGGAAATGGTGAAGTGCAAGACCGTGGACATCGAGGTGCCAGCTACGGCGGAAATCATTCTGGAGGGCTATGTGCTGCCCCATGAGAGCCGCATTGAGGGACCTTTTGGCGACCATACGGGCTATTACTCTCTGGCAGACGAGTACCCCGTGTTCCATATCACCGCTATCACCCACAGGGAAAATCCCATTTACTTTGCCACGGTGGTGGGACGTCCTCCCATGGAGGATGCGTATCTGGCCAAGGCTACGGAGCGTATCTTCCTGCCTCTCCTGCAGCAGATGCTGCCTGAGGTGAAGGATATCAATATGCCCATTGAGGGCGTTTTCCACGATTGCTGCATTGTTTCCATCAAGAAGCAGTTCCCCATGCACGCCCGGAAGGTCATGCACGCCCTCTGGGGCATGGGCCAGATGATGAACGTGAAGATGATCATCGTGGTGGACGACCATGTGGATGTGCAGGACTATGCCCAAGTGGCCTGGCGGGTGTTCAACAACATCGATGCCGACCACGATCTGGAAATCGTGCATGGTCCCTTGGATGTATTGGATCATTCCTCACCCATGGCCAAGTGGGGGGCCAAGCTGGGCATTGATGCCACCAAGACCTGGCCTGAGGAAGGCCATGCCCGCCAGTGGCCCGAAGAAGTGGCCACACCCGAGGCCGTGAAGGCGCGAGTAGATGCCAAATGGAAGGAGCTAGGACTGGATTGA
- the tatC gene encoding twin-arginine translocase subunit TatC, giving the protein MPAAQAGGEIISEVTEADDDGSMSLTAHLTELRSRLIKSLIAVALGSCVGYYFIETIMHYLTLPVGKLYFMQPSEAFFTYLKVSVFVGFLLALPVVFFHVWRFFLPALTVRERMVLGLIVPASVVLFFIGLAFSFFLVLPTAVKFFMGFGGADLEAMFSVGNYFDFVLTFVLPFGFVFELPLIITILGKMGLVSSAFLGRHFRIVIFLSFVIGAIITPTPDIFTQSMIALPMFLLYGVGYVIVRYVLHK; this is encoded by the coding sequence TTGCCGGCGGCCCAGGCGGGCGGTGAGATCATCTCCGAGGTGACGGAGGCAGACGATGACGGCAGCATGAGCCTGACGGCCCATCTGACAGAGTTGCGGAGCCGCCTCATCAAGAGCCTTATTGCCGTGGCTCTGGGCAGCTGCGTGGGCTATTATTTCATCGAGACCATCATGCACTACCTCACCTTGCCGGTGGGGAAGCTCTACTTCATGCAGCCTTCGGAGGCCTTCTTCACCTACCTCAAGGTATCGGTGTTCGTGGGCTTCCTGCTGGCGCTGCCGGTGGTGTTCTTCCATGTGTGGCGGTTCTTTTTGCCTGCCCTCACGGTGCGGGAGCGCATGGTGCTGGGGCTTATCGTGCCCGCTTCGGTGGTGCTGTTTTTCATCGGCCTGGCCTTTTCCTTTTTCCTGGTGCTGCCTACGGCGGTGAAGTTCTTCATGGGCTTCGGGGGCGCGGATTTGGAGGCCATGTTCTCCGTGGGGAATTACTTTGATTTCGTGCTGACCTTCGTGCTGCCCTTCGGCTTTGTGTTCGAGCTGCCGCTCATTATCACTATCTTAGGCAAGATGGGGCTAGTGAGTTCGGCCTTTTTGGGGCGGCATTTCCGCATCGTGATATTCCTGTCCTTCGTGATAGGCGCCATCATCACCCCCACGCCGGACATCTTCACCCAGTCCATGATTGCCCTGCCCATGTTCCTGCTTTACGGAGTGGGGTATGTCATTGTCCGTTATGTTTTGCATAAGTGA
- the tatA gene encoding twin-arginine translocase TatA/TatE family subunit → MFGLGVPELIIILIIGLVLFGPGKLPDVGKALGKSIREFKSATTEPEKSEDKMVNVTEQPKELSEKNDKG, encoded by the coding sequence ATGTTCGGTTTAGGTGTACCAGAACTTATTATCATCTTGATCATCGGCCTGGTGCTTTTTGGTCCTGGCAAGCTGCCTGATGTGGGCAAGGCTTTGGGCAAGAGCATCCGGGAGTTCAAGTCTGCCACTACGGAGCCGGAGAAGTCTGAGGACAAGATGGTGAATGTGACGGAGCAGCCCAAGGAACTCTCCGAAAAGAATGATAAGGGCTGA
- a CDS encoding ferredoxin, translating to MRGYVDENLCVACGLCAQACPEGFRMGEQGLAEGYRELPDYAIDDALQAAEDCPVGAIKIDF from the coding sequence ATGAGAGGATATGTGGACGAAAATCTTTGCGTAGCCTGCGGCCTCTGCGCCCAAGCCTGCCCCGAAGGCTTCCGCATGGGAGAGCAGGGGTTGGCAGAGGGGTATCGGGAACTGCCTGATTATGCCATAGACGATGCCCTGCAGGCAGCAGAGGACTGCCCGGTGGGGGCAATCAAGATTGATTTCTGA
- a CDS encoding radical SAM protein — protein MTIDLHNCRLCPRDCGVDRYKGTGFCGAGDKARVALVSLHPWEEPCLTGEKGAGTVFFSYCNLRCCFCQNHEISHGGKGEEVTEVRLAEIFLEQQERGAATLDLVTPTHYVPQIISALGLARDKGFSLPVVYNSSAYEKVETIEALKGRVDIYLPDLKYFSGESARAYSEAKDYPETAKAAIRAMFHQVGPLQFREDGSLESGVIVRHMVLPGHRHESMEILDWLWQEFGDEVQLSLMSQYTPMYRAGEHKNLSRRLTTFEYDSVVEHALKLGITRCYTQERRAASEEYVPEFDGRGVRRQP, from the coding sequence ATGACTATTGATCTGCATAACTGCCGCCTCTGTCCCAGGGATTGCGGCGTGGATAGATATAAGGGGACCGGCTTCTGTGGGGCAGGAGATAAGGCTAGGGTGGCCCTTGTCTCCCTGCATCCTTGGGAGGAACCCTGCCTCACGGGTGAAAAGGGGGCGGGGACGGTGTTCTTCTCCTATTGCAACCTGCGCTGCTGTTTCTGCCAGAACCATGAAATCAGCCACGGGGGCAAGGGGGAGGAAGTGACTGAGGTGCGTCTGGCTGAGATTTTCCTGGAGCAGCAGGAGCGGGGGGCGGCCACGCTGGATTTGGTGACACCCACCCACTATGTGCCGCAGATCATCAGCGCCCTTGGCCTTGCCAGGGACAAAGGCTTCAGCCTGCCTGTGGTCTACAATTCCAGCGCTTATGAAAAAGTCGAAACTATCGAAGCCTTGAAGGGCAGGGTGGATATCTACCTGCCGGACTTGAAATACTTCAGCGGGGAAAGCGCAAGGGCTTACTCTGAGGCAAAGGATTATCCAGAGACCGCCAAAGCTGCCATCAGGGCCATGTTCCATCAGGTGGGGCCCCTGCAGTTCCGTGAGGACGGCAGTCTTGAGAGCGGCGTTATCGTCCGTCACATGGTGCTGCCAGGACACCGCCATGAGAGCATGGAGATTCTGGACTGGCTCTGGCAGGAGTTTGGGGATGAGGTGCAGCTAAGTCTCATGAGCCAGTATACACCCATGTATAGGGCAGGAGAGCATAAGAACTTGAGCCGCCGCCTTACCACCTTTGAGTACGATTCTGTGGTGGAGCACGCGTTGAAGCTGGGCATTACCCGCTGCTACACCCAGGAACGCCGCGCTGCCAGCGAGGAATACGTGCCGGAGTTCGACGGCAGGGGCGTAAGGAGGCAGCCATGA
- a CDS encoding chromate transporter, giving the protein MSEEELAQVRKSTPHFFWELFKSTFLISAFTVGGGFVIIPLLRAKYVDEYGWLDDKETLNLVSIAQSMPGVVACNSAIMLGYRMAGLAGTLTALFATILPPLITISIISCFYELFANNEYVRYALKGMQCGATAIIVNVAYDLLKKQLKKKLALPLAIIAGTFIANYCFDINIMLLVVLDGLIGLAFMRSARYN; this is encoded by the coding sequence ATGTCCGAAGAAGAACTTGCCCAAGTGCGAAAATCCACGCCCCATTTTTTCTGGGAGCTTTTCAAATCCACCTTTCTCATCAGCGCCTTTACCGTGGGGGGCGGCTTTGTGATCATCCCCCTGCTAAGGGCCAAATATGTTGACGAATACGGCTGGCTGGACGACAAGGAAACCCTGAACCTGGTTTCCATTGCCCAGTCCATGCCAGGGGTGGTGGCCTGCAACTCTGCCATCATGCTGGGCTACCGCATGGCTGGGCTTGCTGGCACCCTCACCGCCCTTTTCGCTACCATCCTGCCGCCGCTGATCACCATTTCCATCATTTCCTGCTTCTATGAGCTTTTCGCCAACAACGAATATGTGCGCTACGCCCTGAAGGGCATGCAGTGCGGTGCCACGGCCATCATCGTGAACGTGGCTTATGACCTCCTGAAGAAGCAGCTGAAAAAGAAGCTGGCTCTGCCTCTGGCCATCATCGCGGGCACTTTTATCGCCAATTACTGCTTCGACATCAACATCATGCTGCTGGTAGTGCTGGACGGCCTTATTGGCCTCGCCTTTATGCGCAGTGCCAGATATAACTGA
- a CDS encoding chromate transporter, whose protein sequence is MIYLLLYWEFVKVGLFCVGGGYASMPLIQAAVVDGNHWLTLSEFVDIFTISQMTPGPIGINAATFAGMKVAGTAGAILATFGFVTPSLILCIIVAKLFFKYGDIGIIRGILNGLRPAVIALICSAGLGFIILSLWNEETLPASPLENLDLIGIIMLIATFIAVRLKVSVIKLLAGSGVCGLLLGMMGKFF, encoded by the coding sequence ATGATTTATCTTTTGCTTTACTGGGAATTCGTGAAAGTAGGCCTCTTCTGCGTAGGCGGCGGCTATGCCTCCATGCCTCTCATCCAGGCCGCCGTGGTGGACGGCAACCACTGGCTGACCCTCAGCGAGTTCGTGGACATCTTCACCATCTCCCAAATGACCCCCGGCCCCATCGGCATCAACGCCGCCACCTTCGCCGGCATGAAAGTGGCAGGCACAGCCGGTGCCATCCTGGCCACCTTTGGCTTCGTCACCCCCTCCCTGATCCTCTGCATCATCGTGGCCAAGCTTTTCTTCAAATACGGTGACATCGGCATCATCCGCGGCATCCTGAACGGCCTGCGCCCCGCCGTCATCGCCCTCATCTGCTCCGCAGGCCTGGGCTTTATCATTCTCTCCCTCTGGAACGAAGAAACCCTGCCCGCCAGTCCCCTCGAAAACCTAGACCTCATCGGCATCATCATGCTTATAGCCACCTTCATCGCAGTACGCCTAAAGGTCAGTGTTATCAAACTACTGGCAGGCTCAGGGGTCTGCGGACTCCTGCTGGGCATGATGGGAAAATTCTTCTAA
- a CDS encoding DUF4143 domain-containing protein, with protein MYIKRTIEEAIRKMGESFPCIVIYGARQVGKSTTINHIFGENYAKVTLDDAEDRNLALNNPKLFLETYGWPLVIDEIQKAPLLLDEIKKRIDEQRLAWLNSNQTRQLMYILSGSNRFELQQGVSDSLAGRCGILEMTSFSQAEKQNSIGSLFQPEIPPLLKREKQLKIPYRSRKEIFADIFQGGMPDICTQVSERELYFKSYVNTYIEKDIRKIIAADNELTFRNFISLLALRTAQEFHPGELANAVGIDTRTCKRWLSILETSGIIFLLQPYMAKMSKRIIKAPKVYFMDTGLCAYLCKWPNAEMLESCAMSGAFFETYVVSEILKNAHAHGLDPKAYLFYYRDIDQKEVDLIYVQQDSIYPIEIKKGLNPNTPTKNFSVLKKYNQPIKTGLVIDTCDKIRPINEEAWTYPVYLLGM; from the coding sequence ATGTATATAAAGCGTACTATTGAAGAAGCCATCAGGAAGATGGGCGAATCATTTCCCTGCATTGTCATATACGGTGCCAGACAGGTAGGCAAATCCACCACAATCAATCACATCTTTGGCGAAAACTACGCCAAAGTTACATTAGACGATGCAGAGGATCGCAACCTTGCCCTAAACAATCCCAAGCTGTTCCTCGAAACCTACGGCTGGCCCCTAGTCATTGATGAAATACAAAAAGCTCCTCTGCTGCTCGATGAGATAAAGAAGCGCATAGACGAACAGCGGCTAGCCTGGCTGAACAGCAACCAGACTCGACAGCTCATGTATATTCTCAGTGGCTCCAACCGCTTCGAACTCCAGCAAGGGGTATCTGATTCACTGGCCGGACGCTGCGGAATCCTGGAAATGACCTCCTTTTCCCAGGCAGAAAAGCAAAACTCCATCGGCAGCCTTTTCCAGCCGGAAATCCCCCCACTGCTCAAGCGTGAGAAACAACTGAAAATCCCCTATCGCTCCCGCAAGGAAATCTTTGCGGACATCTTCCAAGGCGGTATGCCGGACATCTGCACCCAAGTATCCGAGCGAGAACTATACTTCAAGTCCTATGTCAATACCTACATCGAGAAAGACATCCGCAAAATAATCGCCGCCGACAATGAACTTACCTTCCGCAACTTCATTTCCCTCCTGGCCCTGCGCACCGCCCAAGAATTCCATCCCGGAGAGCTGGCCAATGCCGTGGGCATCGACACCCGCACCTGCAAAAGATGGCTTTCCATACTTGAAACCTCTGGTATTATCTTTCTCTTGCAACCCTATATGGCCAAAATGTCCAAGCGCATCATCAAAGCCCCCAAAGTCTACTTCATGGATACAGGCCTCTGCGCCTATCTCTGTAAATGGCCCAATGCCGAAATGCTGGAAAGCTGCGCCATGAGTGGTGCTTTCTTCGAAACCTATGTGGTAAGCGAAATCCTGAAAAACGCCCATGCCCACGGCCTTGACCCCAAGGCTTATCTTTTCTACTACAGGGATATAGACCAGAAAGAGGTAGACCTTATCTATGTCCAGCAAGACAGTATCTATCCCATAGAAATAAAAAAAGGCCTGAACCCCAATACCCCCACCAAGAACTTTTCCGTCCTAAAAAAATATAACCAGCCCATAAAAACCGGACTGGTTATTGATACCTGCGATAAAATACGCCCTATCAACGAGGAAGCCTGGACATATCCTGTATATTTGCTTGGAATGTAA
- a CDS encoding Na+/H+ antiporter NhaC family protein, with product MAHTAWAVLPPLITIILALWTKEVYMSLLIGIFAGAMLFTGGSVLESILTMFQILGDKVGGNVNILVFLVILGILVAAITRSGATRAYGEWAARQIKGPRQSLVVTALLGLVIFIDDYFNCLTVGTVMRPVTDKFKVARTKLAYVIDATAAPICIIAPVSSWAAAVGSSLPEGSEIDGFSLFLQTIPFNLYALLTLAFMAFIIWTGRDFGAMGSSVERSNEHFEVPEEYQDTEHAALSREGKGQLVDLFLPLIVLIGACVFGMLYTGGLFAGEGKSVADAFADCDSSKSLVLGSFVAFVFTGLLYLPRHIVTFNAFCDCFSRGFKAMTPAIFILCLAWTLSGICSDKYLDLGGFVGGVVSAHASIIMFLPPIFFLVSIGLAFATGTSWGTFGILIPIAIAILGVENTSMLVICVAAILSGAVGGDHASPISDTTILASAGAQCHHIDHVSTQLPYVLTVGACSLVGYVVDGFTGNGWAGLGAGFICLAAVMAVIMAKVEPVQEQA from the coding sequence ATGGCACATACAGCTTGGGCCGTCCTGCCGCCTTTGATTACCATCATCTTGGCGCTATGGACTAAGGAAGTTTATATGTCCCTGTTGATTGGTATCTTTGCGGGGGCCATGCTTTTTACCGGGGGCAGCGTCCTGGAATCTATCCTCACCATGTTCCAGATTTTGGGAGATAAGGTGGGGGGCAACGTCAATATCCTGGTGTTCCTGGTTATACTTGGCATTCTGGTGGCGGCCATCACCCGTTCTGGTGCTACCCGGGCTTATGGCGAGTGGGCGGCCAGGCAGATCAAAGGACCACGCCAGTCCCTGGTGGTGACTGCGCTTTTAGGACTTGTCATCTTCATTGACGATTATTTCAACTGCCTCACAGTGGGTACGGTCATGCGGCCTGTGACGGATAAGTTCAAAGTGGCCCGTACTAAGCTGGCGTATGTCATTGATGCTACGGCAGCACCTATCTGCATCATCGCTCCCGTGTCCAGCTGGGCGGCAGCCGTGGGTTCCTCCCTGCCGGAGGGCAGCGAGATCGACGGCTTCTCCTTGTTCCTGCAGACTATTCCCTTCAATCTCTATGCCCTTCTGACCCTGGCTTTCATGGCTTTCATCATCTGGACGGGCAGGGATTTTGGCGCTATGGGCAGCAGCGTGGAGCGCAGCAATGAGCATTTTGAAGTGCCGGAGGAGTATCAGGATACGGAGCACGCAGCTCTCAGCCGTGAGGGCAAGGGCCAGCTGGTTGACCTTTTCTTGCCCCTGATCGTGCTGATTGGCGCCTGCGTCTTTGGCATGCTCTACACTGGCGGTCTCTTTGCCGGTGAAGGCAAGAGCGTGGCTGATGCCTTTGCGGATTGCGATTCTTCCAAGTCTTTGGTGCTGGGTTCCTTTGTGGCCTTTGTGTTTACGGGGCTGCTCTATCTGCCCCGCCACATTGTCACCTTCAATGCCTTCTGCGACTGCTTCAGCCGCGGTTTCAAGGCCATGACGCCGGCTATCTTTATCCTGTGCCTGGCTTGGACCCTGTCCGGTATCTGCAGTGACAAGTACCTTGATTTGGGCGGTTTCGTAGGCGGTGTGGTCAGCGCCCATGCCTCCATCATCATGTTCCTGCCTCCCATCTTCTTCCTGGTGTCCATCGGTCTGGCTTTTGCCACCGGCACCAGCTGGGGCACTTTCGGCATCTTGATTCCCATTGCCATTGCCATCCTGGGTGTGGAGAATACTTCCATGCTGGTGATCTGCGTGGCAGCCATCCTTTCCGGTGCCGTAGGCGGCGACCATGCTTCTCCCATTTCCGACACCACCATCCTGGCTTCGGCAGGAGCACAGTGCCATCACATCGACCACGTGAGCACCCAGCTGCCCTATGTGCTGACCGTAGGCGCCTGCAGCCTGGTTGGCTATGTAGTGGACGGCTTCACCGGCAACGGTTGGGCCGGCCTGGGTGCAGGCTTTATCTGCCTGGCAGCAGTCATGGCTGTGATTATGGCCAAGGTTGAGCCTGTGCAGGAGCAAGCTTAA
- the rsmA gene encoding 16S rRNA (adenine(1518)-N(6)/adenine(1519)-N(6))-dimethyltransferase RsmA encodes MDKEEKIVQPKIASREVTTHILKAFGLHMSKKLGQNFLIDAGIVQGIVDAADIQPGERVLEIGPGIGTLTQGLAEAGAQVTAVELDKKLPAVLAETLKAYPNVTIVPGDILKVDIPSIMGEGTFKVAANLPYYITTPIIMTLLERRLPIERLVTMVQKEVAERMIARPGTKAYGALSVAVQYYTEPEIVLNVPPRSFIPAPEVMSVVIACKVRETPAVQVQDEKMFFRVVKASFGQRRKTLANALKGGGFPKEQVRDAMEKAGIDPTRRGETLSLEEFGKLADAFSELN; translated from the coding sequence ATGGATAAAGAAGAAAAAATCGTACAGCCCAAGATTGCCAGCCGTGAGGTGACTACCCATATTCTGAAGGCTTTCGGCCTTCACATGAGCAAGAAACTGGGGCAGAACTTCCTCATTGATGCAGGCATTGTACAGGGCATTGTGGATGCGGCAGATATCCAGCCCGGGGAGCGGGTGCTGGAAATCGGCCCGGGCATTGGCACCCTCACCCAGGGACTGGCAGAGGCCGGGGCCCAGGTCACGGCGGTGGAGCTGGACAAGAAGCTGCCGGCAGTGCTGGCAGAAACCCTCAAGGCCTACCCCAATGTGACCATTGTGCCGGGGGATATCCTCAAGGTTGATATTCCCTCCATCATGGGAGAGGGCACCTTCAAGGTGGCAGCCAACCTGCCCTACTACATCACCACTCCCATCATCATGACTCTGCTGGAGCGCCGCCTGCCTATCGAGCGGCTGGTGACCATGGTGCAGAAGGAAGTGGCTGAGCGCATGATAGCCAGGCCCGGCACCAAGGCTTATGGGGCTCTTTCCGTGGCCGTGCAGTATTACACGGAGCCGGAAATCGTGCTGAATGTGCCGCCACGTTCCTTTATTCCCGCCCCGGAGGTCATGAGCGTGGTCATCGCCTGCAAGGTAAGGGAGACTCCTGCCGTGCAGGTGCAGGATGAGAAGATGTTCTTCCGGGTGGTGAAGGCCTCCTTCGGCCAGCGCCGCAAGACCCTGGCCAATGCCCTCAAAGGCGGCGGCTTCCCCAAGGAGCAGGTGCGTGATGCCATGGAAAAGGCAGGCATCGACCCCACCCGCCGGGGTGAGACTCTCTCTTTGGAGGAGTTCGGCAAACTGGCAGATGCTTTCTCAGAGTTGAATTGA
- the rnmV gene encoding ribonuclease M5, whose product MIKEVLVVEGKMDVVAINKAVEADCIITEGFNLKPAALKNIEQAYKKRGIIILTDPDSAGERIRQYLTKRFPEAKHAFVPVEDATANDDIGIEQAGPEAIRKALAKVHTLSFEPSNEFSGSDLIMAGLSGGAEASARRARAGELLGLGFANAKTFLKRLNHYGVTREEFEAAVAELDRD is encoded by the coding sequence TTGATAAAGGAAGTATTAGTAGTCGAGGGCAAGATGGACGTAGTTGCCATCAACAAAGCGGTGGAGGCAGACTGCATCATCACCGAGGGCTTCAACCTGAAGCCCGCTGCCCTGAAGAATATCGAACAGGCCTACAAGAAGCGGGGCATTATCATCCTTACCGACCCGGATTCGGCTGGTGAGCGCATACGCCAGTATCTCACCAAGCGCTTCCCGGAGGCCAAGCATGCCTTTGTGCCTGTGGAAGATGCCACTGCCAACGATGATATCGGCATTGAGCAGGCAGGGCCGGAGGCCATCCGCAAGGCGCTGGCCAAGGTGCATACCCTGAGCTTTGAGCCTTCCAATGAGTTCAGCGGCAGCGACCTCATCATGGCAGGTCTTTCCGGTGGGGCTGAGGCTTCTGCCCGCCGTGCCAGGGCAGGGGAGCTCTTAGGACTGGGCTTTGCCAATGCCAAGACCTTTTTGAAGCGGCTGAATCACTACGGGGTGACCCGTGAGGAATTCGAGGCCGCCGTGGCAGAGCTTGATAGAGATTAA
- a CDS encoding thymidylate kinase, with amino-acid sequence MSKGKLIIIEAGDGSGKATQTKKLYERLLAEGRKVHKVEFPDYEADGSMLVRMYLRGDFGGHAEDVNAYAASTFFAADRYASYRMKWQKYYAAGDIILADRYTTSNMVHQAVKLTDPEEREKFLEWLWDYEFNKLGLPVPDKVVFLDMEPEAADRLIAERAKVTGQSDIHEKDKEYLHRCHEAYLELAEKYGWAKVKCSVEGNPLSIENIHAEVYRAVQETLA; translated from the coding sequence ATGAGCAAGGGAAAACTGATTATCATAGAAGCCGGGGACGGCTCCGGCAAGGCTACCCAGACCAAAAAGCTCTATGAAAGGCTGCTGGCTGAAGGCAGGAAGGTTCATAAGGTGGAGTTCCCCGACTATGAAGCGGACGGTTCCATGCTGGTGCGCATGTATCTGCGGGGAGACTTCGGCGGTCATGCGGAGGATGTGAACGCTTATGCCGCTTCCACCTTCTTTGCGGCAGACCGCTATGCCTCCTATCGCATGAAGTGGCAGAAATATTACGCGGCCGGGGATATTATCCTGGCAGACCGCTATACCACCTCCAATATGGTGCATCAGGCGGTCAAATTGACAGATCCGGAAGAACGGGAGAAATTCCTTGAATGGCTTTGGGATTATGAATTCAACAAGCTGGGGCTGCCTGTGCCTGACAAGGTGGTCTTCCTGGATATGGAACCTGAGGCGGCAGACAGGCTCATTGCTGAAAGGGCGAAGGTCACAGGCCAGTCGGATATCCACGAAAAGGACAAGGAATACCTGCACCGCTGCCATGAAGCATATCTGGAACTGGCAGAAAAATACGGCTGGGCAAAAGTGAAATGCAGCGTGGAAGGAAATCCCCTGTCCATAGAGAATATACATGCTGAGGTTTATAGAGCCGTACAGGAAACGCTGGCATGA